Proteins found in one Kluyveromyces marxianus DMKU3-1042 DNA, complete genome, chromosome 2 genomic segment:
- the PPA2 gene encoding inorganic diphosphatase PPA2 encodes MRATRQLFMFKNHLMRRHFHNVTIGSKYSASFKQYLQLDNGEIGSYFHDVPLGLDVAKRTCNMVVEVPRWSNGKFEISKSEPFNPITQDIKKGKPRFVNNIFPYHGYIHNYGAIPQTWEQPVIEVLPGLKGDNDPLDCCEIGSSIARMGDIKQVKILGSLALIDDGELDWKVICIDVEDELTPKLHTLADVDKYMPGLLDATRTWFRDYKIPTGKPPNQFAFNGEYQDVATTLDTVQDCHNAWSTLVSDEVKTDDQKIELPTIVRAGTQIRIEADEQPETPIPREVEKWWYL; translated from the coding sequence ATGAGAGCTACGCGCCAATTGTTCATGTTCAAAAACCATTTAATGCGGAGACACTTCCACAATGTTACTATTGGAAGTAAGTATTCGGCATCTTTCAAGCAGTATTTGCAGCTAGACAACGGCGAAATTGGCTCATACTTCCATGATGTGCCACTGGGACTCGATGTAGCCAAGAGAACATGCAACATGGTGGTCGAGGTGCCCAGGTGGTCCAACGGAAAATTCGAAATCAGCAAATCAGAACCTTTCAATCCAATCACTCAGGACATTAAAAAGGGCAAGCCTCGGTTCGTAAACAACATCTTCCCCTACCATGGCTATATACACAACTATGGTGCCATCCCCCAGACGTGGGAACAGCCAGTTATCGAGGTTTTGCCCGGCTTAAAAGGAGATAACGACCCGTTGGACTGCTGCGAAATAGGGTCTAGCATCGCGCGAATGGGTGACATCAAACAAGTCAAGATATTGGGCTCATTGGCACTCATCGATGACGGAGAACTCGACTGGAAAGTCATCTGCATCGATGTGGAAGACGAATTGACTCCCAAACTCCATACTCTCGCTGATGTCGACAAGTACATGCCCGGTCTACTGGACGCTACAAGAACTTGGTTTAGAGACTACAAAATCCCCACAGGAAAACCACCAAACCAATTCGCATTCAACGGAGAGTACCAAGATGTGGCTACCACCCTCGACACAGTACAGGACTGTCACAATGCCTGGTCAACCTTGGTCAGCGACGAAGTGAAGACCGATGACCAAAAGATCGAACTTCCTACCATAGTGAGAGCAGGCACACAAATCAGAATCGAGGCAGATGAACAGCCAGAAACGCCTATCCCTCGAGAAGTGGAAAAGTGGTGGTACTTGTGA